CGGCGACTTCCCGCCGAGCTCCAGCGACAACTTCTTGCCGCTCCCCGCGGTGGCGGCGCGAATCGCGCGGCCGACCTCGGTCGAGCCGGTGAAGGCGACCTTGTCGACGTCGGGGTGGTTCACCAGCGCCGCACCGGTCCGGCCATCGCCGGTGATGATGTTCACGACGCCGGCCGGGAAAGCCGATCTCCTCGAGCATCGAGGCGAAGCAGAGTGCGGTCAGCGGCGTGAACTCCGCCGGCTTGAGCACCACGGTGTTTCCGGCGGCGAGGGCCGGCGCGATCTTCCACGACAGCATCAGCAGCGGGAAGTTCCACGGAATCACCTGCCCCACGACGCCGACGGCGCCCATCCCCGGGAACTCGCGGTCGAGCAGTTGCGCCCAGCCGGCATGGTGCAGGAAGTGCCGCGCGACGAGCGGGATGTCGATGTCGCGCGATTCGCGGATCGGCTTGCCGTTGTCGAGCGACTCGACCACGGAGAAGAGTCGGGCATGCCGCTGCACGCCGCGCGCGAGTGCGTAGAGCCAGCGCGCACGACCATGGCCGCCAAGGGCTTGCCACCCCGGCAACGCGTTGCGCGCCGCGGCCACGGCCGACGCCACCAGCGCGTCGTCGCCCTGACTCACCTGCGCCAACTCCCCACCCGTGGCCGGATTGGCGACCGCGAAGGTGTCGACCGGCGACGTCCACGCTCCGCCAACGAATTGCCCGAACCGGCGCCCATGCCGCTCCAGCCACTCGTTGGCCAGCGCCGCCGACTCCGGTGCCGGGCTCCACGCCATCGATTCAAACGCATCACGTACAGTCGTCATCGCAAGGACCCGAGGGTTCGGTGTACAGATGATCGATGATCGATCATCGATGATCGATCATCGTTAGGCGAGCGGATGCCGATGATTCGCCGAGTACCGTCCCGTCACGTGGTGCTCGAGCTGCCGTTCAATGTCGGTCAGCAGCGAGCTCGCCCCGAAGCGGAACAGGTCCGGGCGGAGCCAGCGATCGCCGAGCTCCTCCTTCATCATCGCCAGCCAATCCAGCGACTCCTTCGCCTTCCGGATGCCGCCCGCGGGCTTGAAGCCGACGATGTGGCCGGTGCGCTCGCGGTAGTCGCGGATCAGGCGCGCCATCACGATCCCGACCGGGAGCGTGGCATTCACCGGCTCCTTGCCGGTACTCGTCTTGATGAAGTCGGCGCCAGCCATCATCGCCACGGCGGACGCGCGGGCAACATCGCGCAACGTTCCCAGTTCACCGGTGGCGAGGATCGCCTTGAGGTGGGCATCGCCGCACGCCTCGCGGAAGGCGCGGACCTCGTCGTACAGGGCCTGCCAATTGCCCGTCAGCACGTGGGCGCGGGTGATCACGATGTCGATTTCGTGCGCGCCATCCGCCACCGAGGCCTCGATCTCCATCAGCCGCGTGCGGAACGGGGAGAGTCCCGCCGGGAAGCCGGTCGAGACCGCCGCGACTGGGATGCCGCTGCCGGCCAGTGCCTCGACGGCGGTGCGGACGAAGGCATGGTAGACACAGACGGCGGCGACCTGGATAGGGGTGTCGGCCATGCCGAGGGCGTCGAGGAGGTCGGCGCGCACCGGTCGACGCGCCTTGGCACAGAGCCGCCGGACGCGCCCGTCGGTGTCGTCACCTTGCAGCGTCGTGAGGTCCATCAAGGTGATGGCGCGCAGCAGCCACCCCGCCTGCCAGGCACTCTTCACCGAACGGCGCGTGGGAATCGTGGCGGCGCGGCGCTCGACCGCGCTGCGATTGACGCGCAGGTCGCGCACCCAATCGAGATCGAGCGGCACCCCGGGGTTCCTGGGGAAGGTGCCGGCCGGTGGCTCGACGCGCGGCACGTACTCCGGCGCGGTGCGCCCGCTCCGGGCGCGGTGATCGATGCTGGTCATCGTGTCGACTCCCCCCAGCTCCGGGCGGCGAGGAGTTCCTCGCGGCGGGCCCAGAGCTTCGGATCACGAAAGAGCGTGACCAGCACGGCGCCGGTCACGAAACCGCCAATGTGGGCCCAGACGGCGACGCCGCCCACCTGGTCGAACTGCGCGTTCACCACCTGCATCACGAACCAGAGCCCCAGCATCAGCCAGGCGGGGACCGTCAATCGGAAGAAGATGATCAGCAGCGGGACCACGGTGTGCACCCGCACCTGCGGGTAGAGCACGATGTACGCCCCCATCACGCCGGAGATCGCGCCGCTCGCCCCGACCATCGGCACCGCACTCCCCGGTCCGACCGCGACCTGCGCCAACGCCGCCGCGATTCCGGCGAGGAGGTAGAAGCCGAGGAAGCGACGGTGTCCCATGGCGTCCTCGACGTTGTTGCCGAAGATCCAGAGGAACCAGCAGTTGCCCAGCAGGTGCAGCCAGCCGCCGTGAAGGAACATCGACGTGACCACCGTCCGCCACGGTCGGCCTGGCTCGACCACACAGGAAATCCCATCGGCCACGGGGAAGGCGAACCCCACCGGCAGGCGCCCCAACAGATCCCCTGGCACCAGCCCCAGTTCGCACACCGAGGCGGCCAGCCGCTCCGGGGCACCGAGCCCTTGCACCACGACCCAGACGGCGAGATTGGCGGCGATCAGCGCCACCGTCACCACCGGGGTGAGGATCGAGGGGTTGTCGTCGCGGTAGGGGAACATGGTCCCGGGAATATACCGCCCGACCCCGCCCGCCTTACTGCGGCGGCGCGCCCCCGACATATTGAAGGCAATTCCACCCCAAAAACCCCGAGACTCCGTGGCCACCCCCCTGCGTGCCATCGATCCCGTCGCTGCCAGCACCCCCGCCGCCCCGGCACGGCCCGAGGACCGGACGATGCTGATCGACGCCCTCCGCGGCTTCGCGCTCTTCGGCGTCTGTCTCGGCAATATCCTCACCGGTTTTGCATGGTGGACGCCGACCGAGCACGCCCCCGTCACCTCGGCGCTGCAGCTCCCCAGCGACAACGCGGCGTATCTCCTGATCCATGCCTTTGTCGACGGCAAGTTCTACTCGATCTTCTCGCTCCTCTTCGGGCTCGGCTTCGCGCTGCAGTTGACGCGCCGGAGCGACGAGGCTGGCGCCCTCACGCTCTACCGCCGGCGCCTGCGGATCTTGATGGTGATCGGCCTCCTCCACTTGGCGCTCTTCTGGATCGGCGACATCCTCCTCTTCTATGCGTTGATGGGGATGGTGCTGCTGCGCTTGCGACAACTCCAGGACCGCCAGTTGTTGCGCTGGGTCGTCGTGCTGCTGCTGATGCCGGTGCTGTTCGCGCTGCCCAAGATGATCAGCCCGATGTTGACGCTCGGCCTGCCGTTCTTCCTCCCCGCGGAATTCGTCGCCAGAGCATTCGGCTTCGACCTCAACTCCCCCACGCTCATCACGGACATTTTCATTCATGGCGACTTGGCGACGGTGATGAAGGGGAACCTCGTCGGCGTCTGGTTTCGCTACGGCGACCTGCTCGACTCGGGACGGCCGTTCAAGGTGCTGGCGATGTTCCTGCTCGGGCTCCTGATCGGACGGCACCGTGCCTGGGAACAGCTTGACGCGCACGCCCCACTGCTTCGGCGAGTCCTGGCGTGGGGGCTCGCGATCGGCATCCCCGCATGCCTCGGCCAGGCCTGGGTCGCGAACCTTCCCGACGGCGAGAGTCTTGCCGGGTGGGGCGTCGTCGTTGACAGCAGCCTCTACGCGCTCGGCGTCGTCCCGCTGGCCATGGCATATGCCGCCGGCTTCGTCCTCCTCTGGCGCCACCCGGCCTGGCAGCGACGTCTTGCCCTCCTCGCCCCGACTGGGCGCATGGCGCTCACCAACTACCTGATGCAGACGCTGATCGGCATCACCCTCTTCTACGGGATCGGCTTCGGACTCGGGATGCGCCTCGGGGCCACCTGGTTCCCGCCGCTCGCCCTGCTGATCCTGATCGCGCAGACGCTGTGCAGCCAATGGTGGCTGGCCCGCTACCGCTTCGGCCCGATGGAGTGGCTCTGGCGCAGCATCACCTATCGGCAGCGACAGCCGATGCGAATCTGACCACGGGCGGCCCCTCCTCTTTCGCAACGTCCGCCCGGACGCGATCATTCCTGCTTCCCCAACCCACGGAGCCCCCGATGCTTCACCGTGCCTTCCCTGCCCTGCTGCTCCTCGCCGCCTGTAGCAAGCCCGCCGAAACACCGCCGGCCGAAGTGGCGGTGGCACCGCCGGTCGTGACCTATACCGCGAGCGACTTCGCCTTCGCCGGTCCGGACACCATCGCGCCGGGCGTGACGACGATTCGTATGGTGAACACCGGCAAGCAGGAGCATCATCGGATTCTCGGCCAGCTCGCCAGCGGCACCACGCTGGAAGCGGTCATGGCGGAGATGCAGGCGAATCCGAATGGCGAGCCGAAGGGTCTGATCTGGGTTGGCGGCGCGGGCGGCGCGCTCCCGGCCGACTCGTCCGGCGCCATCACCGAGCTTGCGCCGGGCAAGTACGTCGCCTTCTGCTTCATCCCGGACCCGACCGATGGGGGCAAGCCACACATCATGAAGGGGATGCTCAAGGAGATCGTCGTCGCCGGCACGCCGAATGGCGCCGTGCTGCCCACGGCCGATCTCGAGATCCACCTGAGCGACTTCGCCTTCTCGCCGACGACGCTCACCGCAGGCACCCACACCATCAAGGTGATCAACGACGGCAAGCAGACGCACGAAATTGCGCTGACCCGTCTCGACGATGGGGCAACGGCCGAGTCGTTCCTCGCGGCGCTTGCGCCGGGCGCCAAGGGCCCACCGCCGGGCAAGCCGGTCGGCGGTAACGGTGCGATCTCCGCCGGCGGATCGAACTACCTGACCATCACGCTGACCAAGGGCACCTACCTGCTGACCTGCTTCGTCCCGGATACGGCCGACGGCGTGCCGCACGTGATGAAGGGGATGGTGCAGACGGTCATCGTCAACTGATGACGATCGGGGATGATCGATTGTCGATGATCGATGATCGATCATCCCCGACACAACCCACCGATGTGCCCCTCGGCTGCCCACGACGAGGGTCCGCGCGGAGTCAGGCCGTTGCGCGGCGCATCCTCGGGATCTTCGGGTGGCGGATGGCAGGGAGCCTGCCTGACGCGCCGCGTTTCGTCCTGATCGTGGCTCCCCACACTTCCAACTGGGACTTTCCGCTCGGCATCCTGGCGATGTTTGCGGTCGGCCTGCAGCTCACCTGGCTCGGCAAGCAC
This genomic stretch from Gemmatimonadota bacterium harbors:
- a CDS encoding DUF418 domain-containing protein; translated protein: MATPLRAIDPVAASTPAAPARPEDRTMLIDALRGFALFGVCLGNILTGFAWWTPTEHAPVTSALQLPSDNAAYLLIHAFVDGKFYSIFSLLFGLGFALQLTRRSDEAGALTLYRRRLRILMVIGLLHLALFWIGDILLFYALMGMVLLRLRQLQDRQLLRWVVVLLLMPVLFALPKMISPMLTLGLPFFLPAEFVARAFGFDLNSPTLITDIFIHGDLATVMKGNLVGVWFRYGDLLDSGRPFKVLAMFLLGLLIGRHRAWEQLDAHAPLLRRVLAWGLAIGIPACLGQAWVANLPDGESLAGWGVVVDSSLYALGVVPLAMAYAAGFVLLWRHPAWQRRLALLAPTGRMALTNYLMQTLIGITLFYGIGFGLGMRLGATWFPPLALLILIAQTLCSQWWLARYRFGPMEWLWRSITYRQRQPMRI
- the deoC gene encoding deoxyribose-phosphate aldolase — its product is MTSIDHRARSGRTAPEYVPRVEPPAGTFPRNPGVPLDLDWVRDLRVNRSAVERRAATIPTRRSVKSAWQAGWLLRAITLMDLTTLQGDDTDGRVRRLCAKARRPVRADLLDALGMADTPIQVAAVCVYHAFVRTAVEALAGSGIPVAAVSTGFPAGLSPFRTRLMEIEASVADGAHEIDIVITRAHVLTGNWQALYDEVRAFREACGDAHLKAILATGELGTLRDVARASAVAMMAGADFIKTSTGKEPVNATLPVGIVMARLIRDYRERTGHIVGFKPAGGIRKAKESLDWLAMMKEELGDRWLRPDLFRFGASSLLTDIERQLEHHVTGRYSANHRHPLA
- a CDS encoding rhomboid family intramembrane serine protease codes for the protein MFPYRDDNPSILTPVVTVALIAANLAVWVVVQGLGAPERLAASVCELGLVPGDLLGRLPVGFAFPVADGISCVVEPGRPWRTVVTSMFLHGGWLHLLGNCWFLWIFGNNVEDAMGHRRFLGFYLLAGIAAALAQVAVGPGSAVPMVGASGAISGVMGAYIVLYPQVRVHTVVPLLIIFFRLTVPAWLMLGLWFVMQVVNAQFDQVGGVAVWAHIGGFVTGAVLVTLFRDPKLWARREELLAARSWGESTR